The following proteins are co-located in the Vigna unguiculata cultivar IT97K-499-35 chromosome 9, ASM411807v1, whole genome shotgun sequence genome:
- the LOC114163927 gene encoding protein EXECUTER 2, chloroplastic: MVVAGLSPAISVSISTATTTPSCFHFRTTKPSSSFLGLLHSPQPNLSISARRNRYNTTHCCRCSLNSDDTYVNWDWNRWCRYFSEIEQAENFASVLKFQLDDAIEKEDFEEAIKLKRALLEATSKDTVAEIMDQLKSAIDDERYHDASRLCKCTGSGLVGWWVGYSKTSDDPFGRIIHISPGMGRFIGKSYSPRQLMTASSGTPIFEIYVVKNADDTYHMQVVYLRQAKGKSKRNSLSISAKGPSKPEVDNVSSSVEVQEDEEKVERNDEKNNNIEAVTEEGIKSVINFLKEKIPGLKVKVMNVNVEEEAAENNDSIQQLMEEDNNKTGSGENHEDEVDNLDEPDGVTLDRDGDATEEEKDLEMKLFIGGVVHNNEDTPVKDDFVRLPAVIKNMEKDSFVFNFASKNLDYGIKEDKAPNIKVAALAAQGVSELMPPDVANAFWSSDKVSSKISKSMRDIVRVAMSQAHKRTRLSGDTYFNRITCSRGDSDPFDGLYVGAFGPYGMEVVHLRRKFGHWNEGDSENNTSDVGFFEYVEAVKLTGDLNVPAGQVTFRAKIGRGNRNTNRGMYPDDLGVVASYKGQGRIADYGFRNPKWVEGELLQLNGKGMGPYMKGADLGFLYVVPEQSFLVLFHRLKLPM; encoded by the exons ATGGTGGTGGCGGGTCTCTCTCCGGCCATCTCCGTCTCCATCTCCACCGCCACCACAACCCCCTCTTGTTTCCATTTCCGGACCACAAAACCATCCTCTTCTTTTTTGGGCCTGCTCCACTCTCCCCAGCCCAATCTCTCCATCTCCGCCAGGAGGAACCGCTACAACACCACCCACTGTTGCCGCTGCTCCCTCAATTCCGACGATACCTACGTCAATTGGGATTGGAACCGATGGTGCCGCTATTTCTCTGAAATCGAACAGGCCGAGAATTTTGCCTCTGTCCTTAAG TTTCAACTTGATGATGCTATTGAAAAGGAGGACTTTGAAGAGGCCATTAAGTTGAAGAGGGCTCTTTTGGAAGCAACGTCCAAGGACACTGTTGCTGAAATTATGGATCAGTTGAAG AGTGCTATAGATGATGAACGATATCATGATGCTTCAAGATTGTGTAAATGCACTGGAAGTGGACTG GTGGGCTGGTGGGTGGGTTACTCGAAAACCTCTGATGACCCCTTTGGTAGAATTATACATATAAGTCCTGGTATGGGTAGGTTCATTGGCAAGAGTTACAGTCCAAG ACAGTTGATGACAGCATCTAGTGGAACtccaatttttgaaatttatgtggTAAAAAATGCTGATGACACGTATCATATGCAg GTAGTGTATTTGCGACAAGCCAAAGGAAAGTCAAAGAGAAACTCTCTATCTATATCTGCTAAAGGCCCATCCAAACCCGAGGTGGATAATGTATCTTCATCAGTTGAGGTGCAGGAAGATGAAGAGAAGGTCGAAAGAAATGATGAGAAAAACAATAACATCGAGGCAGTAACTGAAGAGGGAATTAAAAGTGtcataaattttcttaaagaaaaaattccAGGATTAAAAGTCAAAGTTATGAATGTTAATGTTGAAGAGGAAGCAGCAGAGAACAATGATTCTATTCAGCAGTTGATGGAggaagataataataaaactggCTCTGGTGAGAATCATGAAGATGAAGTTGATAATCTCGATGAACCTGATGGGGTCACTCTAGACAGAGATGGAGATGccacagaagaagaaaaggattTGGAAATGAAGCTTTTTATTGGTGGGGTTGTACACAACAATGAGGATACTCCTGTCAAGGATGATTTTGTACGTCTTCCAgcagtaataaaaaatatggaaaaagaTTCTTTTGTCTTCAATTTTGCTAGCAAAAATCTGGACTATGGTATCAAAGAAGATAAAGCTCCCAATATCAAAGTGGCGGCTTTGGCAGCGCAAGGAGTCTCGGAGCTTATGCCTCCTGATGTTGCTAATGCATTTTGGAGTTCCGACAAAGTGTCTTCCAAG ATCTCCAAAAGCATGCGTGATATTGTCAGAGTTGCTATGAGTCAAGCACATAAAAGAACTAGATTATCTGGGGATACATATTTTAACCGGATTACCTGTTCAAGAGGGGATTCTGATCCTTTTGATG GACTCTATGTTGGCGCATTTGGCCCTTATGGCATGGAAGTAGTTCATTTGAGGAGAAAATTTGGACATTGGAATGAAGGGGACAGCGAAAATAACACTTCAGATGTCGGATTCTTTGAGTATGTAGAGGCTGTGAAGTTAACTGGGGATCTTAATGTTCCTGCTGGCCAg GTGACATTCCGTGCAAAAATTGGCAGAGGCAATCGCAACACCAATCGTGGGATGTATCCTGATGATTTAGGAGTG GTTGCTAGTTATAAAGGCCAGGGGAGAATAGCTGACTATGGTTTTCGAAATCCAAAATGGGTCGAAGGGGAACTGCTCCAACTTAATGGCAAG GGCATGGGACCTTACATGAAAGGTGCAGACCTAGGCTTCCTTTATGTAGTACCTGAGCAAAGTTTTCTAGTGTTATTCCACCGGTTGAAACTACCCATGTAA
- the LOC114163928 gene encoding CASP-like protein 4A2 isoform X2 produces the protein MKKSLSKGSESSTQLDSPLHFHSPMRWDGTDPPESPEYRSPENLTEKQADHSMAIVTVGKLKQLAPDKRTENRKPPENPPPPVRVFNGAMTEETQRPAAKAAPVMVGGERRSRSSGWTTDETVCKAALGFRLSEMVVCLISFSVMAADKTQGWSGDSFDRYREYRYCLSVNIIGFAYSALQACDLTCQLATGKHFISHHLRNHFDFFMDQRHGLTIGYRIGGKMSSQKWPLHQLECPSSLLLPLL, from the exons ATGAAAAAATCGCTTTCCAAGGGCTCCGAGTCGTCCACTCAGTTGGACTCGCCGCTCCACTTCCACTCTCCGATGCGGTGGGACGGGACCGATCCGCCGGAGTCTCCGGAATACCGCTCGCCGGAAAACTTGACGGAAAAGCAGGCGGACCACTCTATGGCAATCGTCACCGTAGGAAAGCTCAAGCAGCTCGCTCCGGACAAGCGCACGGAGAACCGGAAGCCGCCGGAAAATCCGCCGCCTCCGGTGAGGGTGTTCAACGGCGCGATGACGGAGGAGACGCAGCGTCCGGCGGCGAAAGCGGCTCCTGTGATGGTCGGAGGCGAGAGGAGATCGAGGTCGTCGGGGTGGACTACGGATGAGACGGTGTGCAAGGCGGCCCTAGGGTTCCGGCTGAGCGAGATGGTGGTGTGTCTGATTTCGTTTTCTGTTATGGCGGCGGATAAGACGCAAGGATGGAGCGGTGACTCCTTTGATCGCTATAGAGAATATAG GTACTGTTTATCTGTGAATATCATTGGATTTGCATACTCAGCGTTACAAGCATGTGATCTGACATGTCAACTTGCCACGGGGAAACACTTTATCAGTCACCACCTTCGCAACCACTTTGATTTCTTCATGGATCAG CGACACGGGTTGACGATTGGATATCGAATTGGGGGAAAGATGAGTTCACAGAAATGGCCACTGCATCAATTGGAATGTCCTTCCTCGCTTTTGTTGCCTTTGCTATGA
- the LOC114163928 gene encoding CASP-like protein 4A2 isoform X1, giving the protein MKKSLSKGSESSTQLDSPLHFHSPMRWDGTDPPESPEYRSPENLTEKQADHSMAIVTVGKLKQLAPDKRTENRKPPENPPPPVRVFNGAMTEETQRPAAKAAPVMVGGERRSRSSGWTTDETVCKAALGFRLSEMVVCLISFSVMAADKTQGWSGDSFDRYREYRYCLSVNIIGFAYSALQACDLTCQLATGKHFISHHLRNHFDFFMDQVLAYLLISASSSAATRVDDWISNWGKDEFTEMATASIGMSFLAFVAFAMSSLISGYTLCNRSSM; this is encoded by the exons ATGAAAAAATCGCTTTCCAAGGGCTCCGAGTCGTCCACTCAGTTGGACTCGCCGCTCCACTTCCACTCTCCGATGCGGTGGGACGGGACCGATCCGCCGGAGTCTCCGGAATACCGCTCGCCGGAAAACTTGACGGAAAAGCAGGCGGACCACTCTATGGCAATCGTCACCGTAGGAAAGCTCAAGCAGCTCGCTCCGGACAAGCGCACGGAGAACCGGAAGCCGCCGGAAAATCCGCCGCCTCCGGTGAGGGTGTTCAACGGCGCGATGACGGAGGAGACGCAGCGTCCGGCGGCGAAAGCGGCTCCTGTGATGGTCGGAGGCGAGAGGAGATCGAGGTCGTCGGGGTGGACTACGGATGAGACGGTGTGCAAGGCGGCCCTAGGGTTCCGGCTGAGCGAGATGGTGGTGTGTCTGATTTCGTTTTCTGTTATGGCGGCGGATAAGACGCAAGGATGGAGCGGTGACTCCTTTGATCGCTATAGAGAATATAG GTACTGTTTATCTGTGAATATCATTGGATTTGCATACTCAGCGTTACAAGCATGTGATCTGACATGTCAACTTGCCACGGGGAAACACTTTATCAGTCACCACCTTCGCAACCACTTTGATTTCTTCATGGATCAG GTTCTGGCTTATCTTCTGATATCAGCATCATCATCTGCAGCGACACGGGTTGACGATTGGATATCGAATTGGGGGAAAGATGAGTTCACAGAAATGGCCACTGCATCAATTGGAATGTCCTTCCTCGCTTTTGTTGCCTTTGCTATGAGTTCTCTCATCTCTGGTTACACCCTATGCAACCGCAGCTCCATGTGA